A region of Malaciobacter marinus DNA encodes the following proteins:
- a CDS encoding 4Fe-4S dicluster domain-containing protein — protein MNYAMALDYQNCINCKACETACKEENGVQLGANKQRIWVGIVEGSIFDKSFINLYPSQCNHCETAPCVSVCPTNASYVGAGGIVQVDYKKCILCKGCMEACPYDARFVDDTKVAVDKCTFCDHRIEEYGTTACQTTCPTNVRMFGDLDDDNSDLVKLLKKKRFFFLKEKSNTRPKLFYIVPDSENYARQSISHETKIYTWDEYLEKYRGIRG, from the coding sequence ATGAATTATGCGATGGCTTTAGATTATCAAAATTGTATAAATTGTAAAGCATGTGAAACTGCATGTAAAGAAGAAAATGGTGTGCAATTAGGTGCAAATAAACAAAGAATATGGGTTGGTATTGTTGAAGGAAGTATATTTGATAAATCATTTATCAATTTATATCCCTCACAGTGTAATCATTGCGAAACTGCTCCTTGTGTTAGTGTATGTCCTACCAATGCTAGTTATGTTGGTGCAGGTGGAATAGTTCAAGTTGATTATAAAAAATGTATCTTATGTAAAGGTTGTATGGAAGCTTGTCCTTATGATGCTAGATTTGTAGATGATACAAAAGTTGCTGTAGATAAGTGTACATTTTGTGATCATAGAATTGAAGAGTATGGAACAACAGCTTGTCAAACAACTTGTCCAACAAATGTAAGAATGTTTGGAGATTTAGATGATGATAATAGTGATTTAGTAAAACTATTAAAGAAAAAAAGATTTTTCTTTTTAAAAGAGAAATCAAATACACGACCAAAACTTTTTTATATTGTTCCTGATTCAGAAAATTATGCAAGACAAAGTATCTCTCATGAAACTAAAATATACACGTGGGATGAGTATTTAGAAAAATATAGAGGTATAAGGGGGTAA
- a CDS encoding molybdopterin-containing oxidoreductase family protein, whose translation MQVEISRRKFLQGTVALSVIASSSAICKDTSKQDKISLGTTKTSNNKDVKLIPTLCEMCVNKCAAYARVENNIVTKLEPNPHFPKSQNMLCARGNAGIQALYDPDRLKYPLIRIGKRGDGKYKRVTWDEAYSYISEKMTKILDEEKDNRSCFGYCAGEGLAEHTFKTFMSNKIGSSNFVNHASICLQTAVSGYALTIGKYGQADLQNAKYVIMAGANRAEAILTPDTMDIFKRTRGRGTKLIVVDPRFTNTAIHADNYLAIQSGTDLAFVLALTYHVIKNELYNRTYVKNNFSNFDKYKEHVLNSEYTPKWAEKITGIPASEIEQVAQEFMANAPQAIYYQGRRSTWTKNDFQLRRAQAIFTALGGGIDVKGGIVFGKKLPLGSHYVNAPLYSNPKARIEKDEAAIIGGSGSWIAWRNMIVEERTPYPIRGMFVYKQNPVLSVPNTKKTKEMFEKMDLVVVIDTMPSDTAIMADVILPECTYLEREDPVKSFPGVEPSIALRKKVINPMYETKPVVEIIHGLAKKLSKPLFEISKKYDEDLQDELEGLNKEEIKELYEDNGYNLADAFEHSQEHVNKEMFLEKYNQEAWEILNTKGVFYPKMLSSFEKIDNNSFRYYKEKDKFFTVVKLENEEDSDDIDTCINPRDIAEIKRLFSTPSKKIECYLENLTKKGIEPMPVWHQEDFKEIPKGKFKFITGRHAQFTQNSTANNVMLLELMPENYVWINEKDARKKGIKHADLVEIKSSVGTIQIKAFPTDKIVANTVFYIHGFGSNSSGMTFANRNGASDNEIIEDEIEPVFGSAIMHETIVSIRKV comes from the coding sequence ATGCAAGTTGAAATTTCAAGAAGAAAATTTCTCCAAGGAACGGTTGCATTATCAGTAATTGCAAGTTCAAGTGCAATTTGTAAAGACACATCAAAACAAGATAAAATAAGTCTTGGTACAACAAAAACATCAAATAATAAAGATGTAAAGCTTATACCAACACTATGTGAAATGTGTGTTAATAAATGTGCTGCTTATGCAAGGGTTGAGAATAATATAGTAACTAAACTTGAACCAAATCCTCATTTTCCAAAATCACAAAATATGCTTTGTGCTAGAGGGAATGCTGGTATTCAAGCACTATATGATCCTGATAGATTAAAATATCCTTTAATTAGAATTGGAAAAAGAGGGGATGGAAAATATAAAAGAGTAACTTGGGATGAAGCATATTCTTATATTAGTGAGAAAATGACTAAAATTTTAGATGAAGAAAAAGACAATAGATCATGTTTTGGTTATTGTGCTGGTGAGGGTTTAGCTGAACATACATTTAAAACTTTTATGTCAAATAAAATTGGTTCATCAAACTTTGTAAATCATGCTTCTATTTGTTTACAAACTGCTGTTTCTGGATATGCTTTAACAATAGGAAAATATGGACAAGCAGATTTGCAAAATGCAAAATATGTAATTATGGCAGGTGCAAATAGAGCAGAAGCAATACTTACTCCTGATACGATGGATATTTTCAAAAGAACAAGAGGAAGAGGAACAAAGCTTATTGTTGTTGATCCAAGATTTACAAATACAGCAATACACGCAGATAATTACCTTGCTATACAATCAGGAACTGATTTAGCTTTTGTTTTAGCATTGACTTATCATGTAATAAAAAATGAACTTTATAATAGAACTTATGTAAAAAATAATTTCTCTAATTTTGATAAATATAAAGAACATGTTCTAAATAGTGAATATACTCCAAAATGGGCAGAAAAAATTACAGGAATTCCTGCAAGTGAAATAGAGCAAGTTGCCCAAGAGTTTATGGCAAATGCACCACAAGCTATTTATTATCAAGGTAGAAGATCAACTTGGACAAAAAATGATTTCCAATTAAGAAGAGCACAAGCAATTTTTACTGCACTTGGAGGAGGAATTGACGTAAAAGGTGGAATAGTTTTTGGTAAAAAACTACCTCTTGGAAGTCATTATGTAAATGCTCCTTTATATTCAAATCCAAAAGCTAGAATAGAAAAAGATGAAGCAGCAATTATTGGAGGAAGTGGTTCATGGATTGCATGGAGAAATATGATTGTTGAAGAAAGAACACCATATCCAATAAGAGGAATGTTTGTTTATAAGCAAAACCCTGTACTTTCAGTTCCAAATACTAAAAAAACAAAAGAGATGTTTGAGAAAATGGATTTAGTAGTTGTTATTGATACAATGCCAAGTGATACAGCCATTATGGCTGATGTTATTCTTCCTGAGTGTACATATTTAGAAAGAGAAGACCCTGTAAAATCTTTTCCTGGAGTTGAACCCTCAATTGCATTAAGAAAAAAAGTAATTAATCCTATGTATGAAACAAAACCAGTAGTTGAAATTATACATGGACTTGCTAAAAAATTATCTAAGCCATTATTTGAAATAAGTAAAAAATATGATGAAGACTTGCAAGATGAACTAGAAGGATTAAATAAAGAAGAGATTAAAGAGTTATATGAAGATAATGGATATAACTTGGCAGATGCCTTTGAACATTCACAAGAACATGTAAATAAAGAGATGTTTTTAGAAAAATATAATCAAGAAGCATGGGAAATATTAAATACAAAAGGTGTGTTTTATCCAAAAATGTTAAGTAGCTTTGAAAAAATTGATAATAACTCTTTTAGATATTATAAAGAAAAAGATAAATTTTTCACAGTTGTAAAATTAGAAAATGAAGAAGACTCTGATGATATTGATACATGTATAAATCCAAGAGATATTGCTGAAATTAAAAGACTTTTTTCAACACCAAGTAAAAAGATTGAGTGTTATTTAGAAAACCTTACAAAAAAAGGTATTGAACCAATGCCTGTATGGCATCAAGAAGATTTCAAAGAGATACCAAAAGGTAAATTCAAATTTATAACAGGTCGTCATGCTCAATTTACACAAAACTCAACAGCAAATAATGTAATGTTATTAGAATTAATGCCAGAAAATTATGTTTGGATAAATGAAAAAGACGCTAGGAAAAAAGGGATTAAACACGCAGATTTAGTAGAGATAAAAAGCAGTGTAGGAACAATACAAATAAAAGCATTTCCTACTGATAAAATAGTTGCAAATACAGTTTTTTATATTCATGGATTTGGCTCTAACTCTTCTGGAATGACATTTGCAAATAGAAATGGAGCAAGTGATAATGAGATAATTGAAGATGAAATAGAACCAGTGTTTGGAAGTGCAATTATGCATGAAACTATTGTTTCAATTAGAAAGGTTTGA
- a CDS encoding NAD(P)/FAD-dependent oxidoreductase: protein MANKELNDALDLLDSKLKKEGISRRDAFKVAGLGSAAFLMGGNEAQAATSAKASDVKAKIVIVGGGLAGVSTAAKLTNSLSNPDITIIEPNPKSVSYQPGNTLVASGVYEKEDVMYDTKDFIPNGVKVISDKAVSFDPENNKLTIGSGEDISYDYLIVAAGLSLDFGRIKGLEDIGEAKTVGSAKKILDTFADSGVCSIYNVDSSVKTWEQMQKFVEAAKTGSKKMQGVFTHPNTAIKCGGAPKKIMYLTNSRLVEAGARENAELTFYPNGSTMFGVKEYHDAIVKQFKQRGMKWNYKHNLTGVDLKNKIATFDKKWLEKGAWDEDLEEYDMILKHQDVEVPFDLLHITPPMKAPDEIGKSPVGSGKGYVPVNKETLQHVKYDNVFAIGDIAAVPMGKTGGSVRKQYKVLVDNLISLMEQKPLTSKYEGYTVCPLITDIGKVMLAEFNWTKKPTPSFPLDPTQERYIWWLLKVYALKPMTMYGMLSGRA from the coding sequence ATGGCAAATAAAGAGCTTAATGACGCATTAGATTTATTAGACTCTAAATTAAAAAAAGAGGGCATTTCCAGAAGGGATGCTTTTAAAGTAGCAGGTTTAGGCTCAGCTGCATTTTTAATGGGAGGAAATGAAGCTCAAGCAGCAACATCTGCAAAAGCTAGTGATGTTAAAGCAAAAATTGTAATTGTTGGTGGGGGACTTGCAGGTGTTTCTACTGCTGCTAAATTAACAAATTCATTATCAAATCCTGATATTACTATAATTGAACCAAATCCAAAATCAGTATCATATCAACCAGGAAATACATTAGTAGCATCTGGAGTTTATGAAAAAGAAGATGTTATGTATGACACAAAAGACTTCATTCCAAATGGAGTAAAAGTTATATCTGATAAAGCAGTATCTTTTGATCCAGAGAATAATAAGCTAACAATTGGTTCAGGGGAAGATATTTCATATGATTATTTAATTGTTGCAGCTGGATTATCTCTTGATTTTGGAAGAATCAAAGGATTAGAAGATATTGGTGAAGCTAAAACGGTTGGTAGTGCAAAAAAAATACTTGATACTTTTGCTGATTCTGGAGTTTGTTCAATTTATAATGTTGATAGTTCAGTTAAAACATGGGAACAAATGCAAAAATTTGTTGAAGCTGCTAAAACTGGATCAAAAAAAATGCAAGGAGTATTTACTCACCCAAATACAGCAATTAAATGTGGTGGTGCTCCTAAAAAAATAATGTATCTTACTAATTCAAGATTAGTAGAAGCAGGTGCTAGGGAAAATGCAGAATTAACTTTTTATCCAAATGGTTCAACTATGTTTGGAGTTAAAGAGTATCATGATGCTATTGTAAAGCAGTTTAAACAAAGAGGAATGAAGTGGAATTATAAACATAATTTAACAGGTGTTGATTTAAAAAATAAAATTGCAACTTTTGATAAAAAATGGCTTGAAAAAGGTGCTTGGGATGAGGACTTAGAAGAGTATGATATGATTTTAAAACATCAAGATGTTGAAGTTCCTTTTGATTTATTGCATATTACTCCTCCTATGAAAGCACCTGATGAAATTGGTAAATCTCCTGTTGGTTCAGGAAAAGGATATGTTCCTGTAAATAAAGAGACTTTACAGCATGTAAAATATGATAATGTATTTGCAATAGGAGATATCGCTGCTGTTCCAATGGGAAAAACAGGTGGAAGTGTTAGAAAACAGTATAAAGTTCTAGTAGATAATCTAATCTCATTAATGGAACAAAAACCTTTAACTTCAAAATATGAAGGATATACAGTTTGTCCTTTAATTACTGATATTGGTAAAGTTATGTTAGCTGAGTTTAACTGGACAAAAAAACCAACTCCATCATTTCCTTTAGATCCTACTCAAGAAAGATATATATGGTGGTTATTAAAAGTATATGCCTTAAAACCTATGACTATGTATGGTATGTTATCAGGTAGAGCATAA
- the rplT gene encoding 50S ribosomal protein L20 — protein MPRVKTGVVRRKRHKKILKQAKGFFSGRRKHFRKAKEQIEHSLVYAYRDRRQKKRDFKKLWIIRINAACRLNDINYSRFMNGLRLANIELDRKILADMAMNDAAAFASLVVKAKDALAT, from the coding sequence ATGCCTAGAGTTAAAACTGGTGTAGTTAGAAGAAAAAGACATAAAAAAATATTAAAACAAGCCAAAGGTTTTTTTAGTGGTAGAAGAAAACACTTTAGAAAAGCCAAAGAGCAAATTGAGCATTCATTAGTATATGCTTATAGAGATAGAAGACAAAAGAAAAGAGATTTCAAAAAGCTTTGGATTATAAGAATCAATGCTGCTTGTAGACTAAATGATATTAATTATTCAAGATTCATGAATGGATTAAGATTAGCTAATATTGAATTAGATAGAAAAATCTTAGCTGATATGGCTATGAATGATGCTGCAGCTTTTGCATCATTAGTAGTAAAAGCAAAAGATGCTTTAGCAACATAA
- the rpmI gene encoding 50S ribosomal protein L35 has protein sequence MPKMKSNSGALKRFKVKKNGSIKRGSAFRSHILTKKSPKTKRNLRSEQTVASVDNARVKKMLNKA, from the coding sequence ATGCCAAAGATGAAATCTAATAGTGGAGCTTTAAAGAGATTTAAAGTGAAAAAAAATGGTTCTATTAAAAGAGGTTCAGCTTTTAGAAGCCATATTTTAACTAAAAAAAGCCCTAAGACAAAAAGAAATCTTAGAAGTGAACAAACTGTTGCATCTGTTGATAATGCAAGAGTTAAAAAAATGTTAAACAAAGCGTAA
- a CDS encoding c-type cytochrome: MQVNKTLYLVFMISFLTSGLYAQNNKYTAKEVYTLMCSKCHGINAEGNVEKSAPSLNNIDLNELEISLFDLKSGASYQSSGTNHDVMQHNMKVIIQKGMNYDPKKMANYIFFNFNKNAKSYKKNKKYTVSEIYEQMCSKCHGKKAQGIVSKNAPALNNKLLHDLELELVDIQDKTLTQSSGTNHDIMERNHSIIEKKGMKYTPKEMAEYIYTQFYNK; the protein is encoded by the coding sequence ATGCAAGTAAATAAAACACTGTATCTAGTTTTTATGATTAGTTTTTTAACATCTGGTTTATATGCACAAAATAATAAATATACAGCAAAAGAAGTATATACATTAATGTGTTCTAAATGTCATGGAATAAATGCTGAGGGTAATGTTGAAAAAAGTGCTCCTTCTTTAAATAATATTGATTTAAATGAATTAGAGATAAGTTTATTTGATTTAAAAAGTGGAGCTTCATATCAATCATCAGGTACAAATCATGATGTAATGCAACATAATATGAAAGTAATTATACAAAAAGGTATGAACTACGACCCTAAAAAGATGGCAAACTATATTTTCTTTAACTTTAATAAAAATGCAAAAAGTTATAAAAAAAATAAAAAATACACTGTCTCAGAAATATATGAACAAATGTGTTCAAAATGTCATGGTAAAAAAGCACAAGGTATTGTTAGTAAAAATGCACCAGCACTTAATAATAAATTGCTTCATGACTTAGAATTAGAATTGGTTGATATTCAAGATAAAACGCTAACACAATCATCAGGTACAAATCATGATATTATGGAACGTAATCATTCAATCATAGAAAAAAAAGGTATGAAATATACTCCTAAAGAAATGGCAGAATATATATACACACAATTTTATAACAAATAA
- a CDS encoding rhodanese-like domain-containing protein — protein MKVTKFLVAVVLTASLSVSGVFAAQGQSLEKASAKVQKLIKKNDLKVVGFEYTKKAVNGGTKTTAKSILVDARPEAQYKKSTIPSSINIPDTKFKEFVVQLKDTAKDKELIVFCGGWKCGKSPKVAAMLKKEGFKNVVLYQAGEPEWAKKSYTEVSIAVAKSVQAKNSGLIVDARPYKKTLQETIPGAIAIPDTKIDSLIGRFPSNKDEKILVFCGGYSCTKSHKVANKLIETRYTNVSVYAGGLPEWKKAGLATTASGASKITTETSDTKPKFSKNGVMLGLDEGTVDGEWIKKLILEKKVPANIQIVDVTSKEEFKSGHLIGSINITAGDLTAKELYEKLPKDKSVIFNCTAGGRSLEAWTKLQEAEYDLSEIFYFDANIDCKGNDCKIEVNEPLG, from the coding sequence ATGAAAGTTACAAAGTTTTTAGTAGCAGTTGTTTTAACTGCGAGTTTATCTGTTTCGGGTGTATTCGCTGCACAAGGTCAATCACTTGAAAAAGCAAGTGCAAAAGTACAAAAGTTAATTAAGAAAAATGATTTAAAAGTAGTAGGTTTTGAATATACAAAAAAAGCAGTAAATGGTGGAACAAAAACTACTGCAAAATCTATTTTAGTTGATGCAAGACCAGAAGCACAATATAAAAAAAGTACAATTCCATCAAGTATTAATATACCTGATACAAAATTTAAAGAGTTTGTTGTTCAGTTAAAAGATACTGCAAAAGATAAAGAGCTTATAGTATTTTGTGGTGGATGGAAATGTGGTAAAAGTCCAAAAGTTGCAGCAATGCTTAAGAAAGAGGGTTTTAAAAATGTTGTACTTTATCAAGCAGGTGAACCTGAATGGGCAAAGAAATCGTATACGGAAGTGTCTATAGCAGTTGCAAAAAGTGTACAGGCTAAAAATTCAGGATTAATTGTAGATGCAAGACCTTATAAAAAAACATTACAAGAAACAATTCCAGGAGCCATTGCAATTCCTGATACAAAAATAGATTCATTAATTGGAAGATTTCCTTCTAATAAAGATGAGAAAATTCTTGTATTTTGTGGTGGATATAGTTGTACAAAATCACATAAAGTTGCAAATAAATTAATTGAAACTAGATATACAAATGTTTCTGTTTATGCAGGAGGCTTGCCAGAATGGAAAAAAGCTGGACTTGCAACAACAGCATCAGGAGCATCAAAAATTACAACTGAAACATCTGATACAAAACCAAAGTTTAGTAAAAATGGTGTTATGTTAGGTTTAGATGAGGGAACAGTTGATGGTGAGTGGATAAAAAAACTTATTTTAGAAAAAAAAGTACCAGCAAATATTCAAATTGTTGATGTAACATCAAAAGAAGAGTTTAAATCAGGACATTTAATTGGATCAATTAATATAACAGCAGGTGATTTAACTGCAAAAGAGTTATATGAAAAATTACCAAAAGATAAAAGTGTTATATTTAATTGTACAGCAGGTGGAAGATCTTTAGAAGCTTGGACAAAACTACAAGAAGCTGAGTATGACTTATCAGAGATATTCTATTTTGATGCAAATATAGATTGCAAAGGTAATGATTGTAAAATTGAAGTTAATGAGCCATTAGGTTAA
- a CDS encoding polysulfide reductase: MEKFTIAGLEINKASFKDMFLNKIMLLSYVLIAFAIYGIYEIYELRYFTKVASTHSMSLDPFNPELKEALKSAIFGNVGEVSREVPWTLFISNYMYMIYTGSGIIFLVALAELLNFKIVEKLAASFMVAGLAMVFAGLFTIATDLNMLNMKWMFLDPNTNAGMWLMLPLYFTYIPFVLFEIYLILTNKRELARKLAFPILVLSIGVDLVEYYIQAKLFSMNTARHFWTEFPGLMWYFIISAFVSSLGVMGILSYLVHKNKKGYKELMSLIRKSMLFFLYLLAIYEVVGYLVIDKDWAFIILFGEFRVLFFGGYVLFALVLPFLLLVKPDRSYIIPASISVIIGGYIGRYLFVYGGNANPLTNRFGVGYEKYDFYSLTTNFNYVSPHLGEIFIVVGSVGVAIFIFKLVDTLFSITKQRDVH, translated from the coding sequence ATGGAAAAGTTTACGATTGCAGGGCTTGAGATAAATAAAGCCTCTTTTAAAGATATGTTTTTAAATAAGATTATGCTTTTATCATATGTATTAATAGCCTTTGCTATATATGGTATATATGAGATTTATGAATTAAGATATTTTACAAAAGTTGCATCTACTCATTCAATGAGTTTAGATCCTTTTAACCCAGAGTTAAAAGAAGCTTTAAAAAGTGCAATATTTGGAAATGTAGGTGAAGTAAGTAGAGAAGTTCCTTGGACGCTATTCATCTCAAATTATATGTATATGATTTATACAGGAAGTGGAATCATATTTCTAGTTGCATTAGCAGAATTATTAAATTTTAAAATTGTAGAAAAATTAGCTGCTTCATTTATGGTAGCAGGTCTTGCAATGGTTTTTGCAGGATTATTTACAATTGCAACTGATTTAAACATGCTAAATATGAAATGGATGTTTTTAGATCCAAATACAAATGCGGGTATGTGGTTGATGTTACCTCTTTATTTTACATATATTCCATTTGTATTATTTGAAATATATTTAATACTTACAAATAAAAGAGAGTTAGCAAGGAAACTTGCATTCCCTATTTTAGTTTTAAGTATCGGTGTGGATTTAGTTGAATATTATATTCAAGCAAAGTTATTTTCTATGAATACTGCAAGACATTTTTGGACGGAGTTCCCTGGATTAATGTGGTACTTTATAATATCAGCATTTGTATCATCTTTAGGTGTAATGGGGATATTATCATATTTAGTACATAAGAATAAAAAAGGCTATAAAGAATTAATGTCTTTAATAAGAAAAAGTATGCTTTTTTTCTTGTATTTATTAGCCATATATGAGGTAGTAGGTTACTTAGTAATTGATAAAGATTGGGCCTTTATAATATTATTTGGTGAATTTAGAGTGTTATTTTTTGGAGGATATGTTCTTTTTGCTCTTGTTTTACCTTTTTTACTTTTAGTAAAACCAGATAGATCATACATAATACCAGCTTCAATCTCAGTAATTATAGGAGGATATATCGGAAGATACTTATTTGTTTATGGAGGAAATGCAAATCCTTTAACAAATAGATTTGGTGTAGGATATGAAAAGTATGACTTTTATAGTTTGACAACAAATTTTAACTATGTTAGCCCTCATTTGGGTGAGATATTTATTGTTGTGGGTTCTGTTGGAGTAGCTATATTTATATTTAAATTAGTTGATACTCTATTTTCAATTACTAAACAAAGAGATGTTCATTAA
- the infC gene encoding translation initiation factor IF-3 codes for MSRNNKKDEVLMNENITAKEVRCTSDDGTNYGIIPTRDALATAEELGLDLVLIAATAKPPVAKIMDYGKFKYQQEKKKKEAKKKQKVIVVKEVKFSVKIADNDINYKVKHAIEFLEKGFHVKCRVFLKGREMAHPEAGAEVLERIWPMLEDYGVRDAKPKQEGRFVNMMVLPKKEDKNNS; via the coding sequence TTGAGTCGAAACAATAAAAAAGACGAAGTACTAATGAACGAAAACATTACAGCAAAAGAAGTAAGATGTACATCTGATGATGGAACTAATTATGGTATTATTCCAACAAGAGATGCACTTGCAACTGCTGAAGAACTAGGGCTAGACTTAGTTTTAATTGCAGCTACTGCTAAGCCACCTGTTGCAAAAATCATGGATTATGGTAAATTTAAATACCAACAAGAAAAAAAGAAAAAAGAAGCAAAGAAAAAACAAAAAGTTATTGTTGTTAAAGAAGTAAAATTTTCTGTTAAAATTGCAGATAATGACATTAACTATAAAGTTAAACATGCTATTGAATTTCTTGAAAAAGGATTCCATGTTAAATGTAGAGTTTTCTTAAAAGGTAGAGAGATGGCTCACCCAGAAGCTGGTGCTGAAGTTCTTGAAAGAATTTGGCCTATGCTTGAAGACTATGGGGTAAGAGATGCAAAACCTAAACAAGAAGGAAGATTTGTTAATATGATGGTTCTTCCTAAAAAAGAAGATAAAAACAATTCTTAA
- a CDS encoding cytochrome C, with amino-acid sequence MLKKLLKATAVCLIASSMFTISAQADALKGQKIIIKKLKKDCGFTGAVLAKKHTQDEWKAKFESKTLNDEILEICPKAKPLKNSYLPHVYDFLYNYASDSGNVPSC; translated from the coding sequence ATGTTAAAAAAATTATTAAAAGCAACAGCAGTTTGTCTTATTGCAAGTTCAATGTTTACTATATCTGCACAAGCAGATGCACTAAAAGGGCAAAAAATTATCATTAAGAAGTTAAAAAAAGATTGTGGATTTACAGGAGCTGTATTAGCAAAAAAACATACTCAAGATGAGTGGAAAGCTAAATTTGAATCAAAAACTTTAAATGATGAAATATTGGAAATTTGTCCTAAGGCAAAGCCACTTAAAAATAGTTATTTACCACATGTATATGACTTTTTATATAATTATGCAAGTGATTCAGGAAATGTTCCTTCTTGTTAA